A portion of the Hyalangium minutum genome contains these proteins:
- the tssF gene encoding type VI secretion system baseplate subunit TssF, with protein sequence MFSKYYQSELAYLREMGKAFGSANPALAGMLVERGGDPDVERLLEGFAFLTARIRERIDDAVPEVVHGLVDLLLPHYLRVLPSASVVEFTPHARLLRGRSRIPAGAEVGSKPVDGTTCVFRTTRPVDLLPLTLVETVLDQSTQLAPVLRVQLQVAEQGRSEIFQEEGFSLFIHGEPAVSSTLLVWLMRHCKGVVLKGSGGSETVRLPPNSLRAVGFAPEDQLLPWPARAPEGYRLLQEYFTLPQKFLFVEVRGLQAAAGLTGQKLELIFEFERPPPLTGRVPKDIFKLHCAPVVNLFSTTSDPIKVGTMGHEHLLRASGLDPEHMEVYSVDTVTGLQAGRTDRLDYKPFFDFAHNTGDNARFFRLRRSQSPLNDGIDTFLSLGSPRDVAPSATEETLSIDLTCTNRSLPTRLQVGDLSMPTPASPTTAKFRNIIALSKPVRPPLGSELHWRLLSHLALNQRSLLDPGTLKALLELYNFQATADQPTARANTLRIDSLTAVAGKPATRFLQGAPVRGTQVTVDVEEAGFTGLGDAFLFGSVLDEIFASYVSLNAFSELLLRIQPSQVEYRWPPRNGRQPIL encoded by the coding sequence GTGTTCAGCAAGTACTACCAGAGCGAGCTCGCATACCTTCGAGAGATGGGGAAGGCGTTTGGAAGCGCCAACCCCGCGCTGGCCGGCATGCTGGTGGAGCGCGGCGGCGATCCGGACGTGGAGCGCCTGCTGGAGGGCTTCGCCTTCCTGACGGCCCGCATCCGCGAGCGCATTGACGACGCCGTCCCCGAGGTGGTGCACGGGCTGGTGGATCTGCTGCTGCCGCACTACCTGCGGGTGCTGCCGTCGGCCTCGGTGGTGGAGTTCACCCCGCACGCGCGCTTGCTGCGAGGCCGCTCGCGAATCCCCGCGGGCGCTGAGGTGGGCTCCAAGCCGGTGGATGGCACCACGTGCGTGTTCCGCACCACGCGGCCGGTGGATCTGCTGCCGCTGACACTGGTGGAGACGGTGCTGGATCAGTCCACCCAGCTGGCGCCGGTGCTGCGCGTGCAGCTCCAGGTGGCGGAGCAGGGGAGGAGCGAGATCTTCCAGGAGGAGGGGTTCTCCCTCTTCATTCATGGCGAGCCCGCCGTCAGCTCCACGCTGCTGGTGTGGCTGATGCGGCACTGCAAGGGCGTGGTGCTCAAGGGCTCTGGCGGTTCCGAGACCGTGCGGCTGCCGCCGAACAGCCTGCGCGCGGTGGGCTTCGCTCCAGAGGATCAGCTGCTGCCGTGGCCGGCGCGCGCCCCCGAGGGCTACCGGCTGCTGCAGGAGTATTTCACGCTGCCGCAGAAGTTCCTCTTCGTGGAGGTGCGCGGGCTGCAGGCCGCCGCCGGGCTCACCGGCCAGAAGCTGGAGCTCATCTTCGAGTTCGAGCGGCCTCCGCCGCTCACCGGCCGCGTGCCGAAGGACATCTTCAAGCTGCACTGCGCGCCGGTGGTGAACCTGTTCTCCACCACCTCCGATCCCATCAAGGTCGGCACCATGGGCCACGAGCACCTGCTGCGTGCCTCCGGGCTGGATCCGGAGCACATGGAGGTCTACTCGGTGGACACCGTCACCGGCCTCCAGGCTGGACGCACGGATCGGCTGGACTACAAGCCCTTCTTCGACTTCGCGCACAACACCGGGGACAACGCGCGCTTCTTCCGCCTGCGCCGCTCCCAGTCGCCGCTCAATGACGGCATCGACACCTTCCTGTCGCTCGGCAGCCCGCGCGACGTGGCGCCCTCGGCCACCGAGGAGACGCTCTCCATCGACCTGACGTGCACCAATCGCTCGCTCCCCACGCGGCTGCAGGTGGGGGACCTGAGCATGCCCACGCCGGCGTCGCCCACCACGGCCAAGTTCCGCAACATCATTGCGCTGAGCAAGCCGGTGCGGCCGCCGCTGGGCTCGGAGCTGCACTGGCGGCTGCTGTCACACCTGGCGCTGAACCAGCGCTCGCTGCTGGACCCTGGCACACTGAAGGCGCTGCTGGAGCTCTACAACTTCCAGGCGACAGCGGATCAGCCCACCGCGCGCGCCAACACGCTGCGCATTGATTCCCTCACGGCCGTGGCGGGCAAGCCGGCCACGCGCTTCCTGCAGGGCGCTCCCGTGCGCGGCACCCAGGTGACGGTCGACGTCGAGGAGGCCGGCTTCACCGGCCTGGGAGACGCCTTCCTCTTCGGGAGTGTGCTGGATGAGATCTTCGCCTCGTACGTGAGCCTCAACGCGTTCAGCGAGCTGTTGCTGCGCATCCAACCCTCTCAGGTGGAGTACCGGTGGCCTCCTCGCAACGGCCGTCAGCCGATCCTCTGA